A single Candidatus Thorarchaeota archaeon DNA region contains:
- a CDS encoding ATP-binding protein, translated as MTCILDTIESTSEVNLSHDPFERIIGQEHAVWLVKTAVRQRRHVLLCGPPGVGKSMLAKAAYSLLPPPSEEVLLRHDPENPERPRVVVRRRKIQTSSPSVLQPDETFYVRPEDLPLEVGIRMGYRCPACGSLSLREQGVCIECGASKRSTWDDDHAYLGLFRALDVIQERAEQELAIRDPDTGRLTVFRSDCGNTVRVTRHRESAEMSFSHDAQGERTLVGLNTPRFVRVSGSSPVELLGDVKHDPYGSAESMGQAAYLRVVAGAVHEAHEGIVYVDELAALGPYQKHLLTAMQDRKYPITGHNPHSSGASVRVDDVPCDFLLFAACNIDDLPRIIPPLRSRIRGYGYEIMLASWFEKTPAHIDDTVRFIAETVVEDGRIPHFTVESVCEIIKASEDMALRLDGRPNALTLRLRELGGLVRVSGDLAAQQESDYVLPSHVRQAIALAMHIDAPSTSSGASTPARTIEPSDDYGSYFF; from the coding sequence TTGACCTGTATCCTCGACACCATTGAGAGTACAAGTGAGGTGAATCTCTCACACGACCCATTTGAGAGGATAATTGGCCAAGAACACGCCGTATGGCTCGTCAAGACTGCTGTAAGACAGCGGCGGCATGTGCTGCTATGCGGTCCTCCTGGGGTTGGCAAGTCGATGCTCGCAAAGGCTGCATACTCGCTCCTTCCACCTCCTAGCGAGGAAGTATTGCTCAGGCATGACCCGGAGAACCCTGAACGTCCAAGGGTCGTGGTTCGAAGACGCAAGATCCAGACGTCAAGTCCGTCAGTTCTACAGCCTGACGAGACATTCTACGTTCGTCCTGAAGACCTCCCTCTGGAAGTCGGTATCAGAATGGGGTATCGCTGTCCTGCGTGCGGCAGTCTCAGTCTGCGGGAGCAGGGCGTATGTATCGAGTGCGGTGCGTCGAAGCGGAGTACGTGGGACGACGACCATGCATATCTGGGCCTCTTCAGGGCCCTAGATGTGATCCAAGAACGTGCTGAACAGGAACTCGCCATCCGCGACCCTGACACTGGTCGACTCACAGTATTCCGAAGCGACTGCGGTAACACTGTCAGGGTCACACGACATCGCGAGTCTGCCGAGATGTCCTTCTCACACGACGCACAGGGGGAACGCACCCTTGTCGGTCTGAACACACCCCGGTTCGTGCGAGTGAGTGGTTCCAGCCCTGTGGAGTTGCTGGGGGATGTCAAGCACGACCCCTATGGGAGTGCAGAGTCCATGGGTCAAGCAGCGTACTTGCGAGTCGTTGCTGGTGCAGTACACGAAGCACACGAGGGAATAGTCTATGTCGATGAGCTGGCCGCCCTGGGACCTTATCAGAAGCACCTGCTCACTGCAATGCAAGACCGGAAGTACCCCATCACCGGACACAACCCCCACAGCTCAGGTGCATCCGTGCGTGTCGACGATGTGCCTTGTGACTTCCTGCTGTTTGCAGCCTGCAACATCGACGACCTCCCTCGAATCATCCCTCCCCTCAGGTCCAGGATACGTGGCTATGGTTATGAGATAATGCTTGCCTCGTGGTTCGAGAAGACCCCGGCACACATTGACGACACAGTGCGATTCATTGCGGAGACCGTAGTCGAGGACGGACGCATCCCGCACTTCACTGTGGAGTCGGTCTGTGAGATCATCAAAGCATCCGAGGACATGGCTCTCAGGCTAGATGGGCGTCCGAATGCACTTACCCTGCGCCTTCGGGAGCTAGGAGGTCTGGTCCGGGTCTCTGGAGACCTGGCTGCTCAGCAGGAGTCCGACTATGTGCTTCCATCCCATGTTCGACAGGCCATTGCTCTCGCGATGCACATCGATGCACCTTCCACATCCTCTGGGGCTAGTACCCCGGCTCGAACAATCGAGCCATCTGATGACTACGGAAGCTATTTCTTCTAA